From the Anopheles merus strain MAF chromosome 2L, AmerM5.1, whole genome shotgun sequence genome, the window ttaatttatgttattacacgaattactatactttatatcaacataaatgaaaaaaaaaagtttggtatgtttattccagtcaacgtcaatcaaaacaatcaatccataGAAACGTCACTGCAGTTATCGAAcattgttcgttaactggagcttgtttacctctcagttagcggtcacctactgtacttCGCTTTTGAGTCGGGtgtacaccacacacacacacaccctcgcTGTTatcctgccgatgatgtcgatgtcatccgccaagccaagaaattggagagaccgatagaggatcgtgccacggatgtcgttgtctagccCCGCGCTTtcaatgacaccttccaggacTATGTTGAACAGCGGAGTGGCCTCTAAGAGCCGAATCAACTTCCAAGGAAAGTCGTACCGTTGCATGATGTTCCATAGCTCATGTGGTGTCGTAGGTCAGCatgaagtcgatgaacaggtggAGCATAGGGATCTGACGCTATCGGCACTTCTGCCGGATCTGCCGCAGAGTGAAAGTTTGGTCGGTGGTGGTTTTGCCTCCCACAAACCCAGCTTGGTAGCTGCCGACAAAATGTATAGCAAGGGGCAAAAATCTGCGAAACAGGATCAGGGACAGGTTCTTGTAGGCGGCAGTGGGGGCTGTGATGGCTCGAAAGTTCAAGCAATCCAGCCTGTCACCCTTTTTTGTAGACTGGGTGAATGACACCTAGATCCTGTTCTGTTTCCTGTTTCCTGACACCGGCACAATGCGGTTTTAAGGGACAAACCCACTCCGTGCCTCCTTCAATCTCCTGTAGAATAAGCGGGTGTCCCCAGACTGAGAAagctgctccagcagctgTTCATCAGACTCTTCAAAACGACGCTGCTTGCCCTGGAAGAGCACGATTAGCTGTTTCCTCAGTTATCTGTAGTTCTCCACGTTCTGACGAGTTTCACTCCGTAGCATGCGGGCGCGCGCTACATTCTTCTCGGATGGTGCTCGTCTGCACTCTTCGTCGAACTATTCCTTTTTCTATCTACGTGGTAAGCGGCAGATCTTGTGTTTGGATGCAGTGCTGATGGCTTGTTCCACCATACGCCAGTGGTCTACGAGGGGCATCGCTGCGATGTTGTTTTCGGCCGGAAGCTCTTCCCGGAGCACTGTCGCGTACCCCTCCGCTACAGCAGCACACTTCAACCGGTCCAAGTTGAGCCTTGTGTTGGGATGACTCCGTTGGTTGTTCACCACGGAGAGTTTCTGGCGCACTGATGAACATATTACGCTTTTTGGGTtgatttttgaaaacaaaaatgtatcgCAACAAAGTTTGTTTACGATTTTTTCGCACTTCAACAGCTCTTGAcaacacgcgagaaagagagggaatgTGAACGGACGACGTCTGACAGCGaatggccgtctgacgcaccaacacacatcTAAACCTTTGACAGCCCGCTCAGGTGAGGGGTAGGAAGCAGTGCTAGGAACTGCATCGActcgacaaatttgctgtAGGGCGGAAGGAGATGATTATCGACTTTTTACGTGACTTGATATTTAAGCAGCAAAAAATGACTGACCGCGGCAGCATACAGGTAATGTTCGATACCCGATTTAAAGTGCTATTTGCGCTAACCTTTCCCAGGCACAATCTCTGCCCCTAAACAGATGGAGTTTGCAGTGCAAATCCGTGGAGTGGACTGTGTGACCGATGTAAACAAAGCGCTATCCGACGCCGGTACCGTAACCATCGACGCGGATAAAGGTAGCGTGCTGATAGAAACATCCCTTCCATGGCTCGACATTCACAAGCGCATTGAGGCAACGGGACGACGAGCGGTGCTGACAGGGTTCGGAGGTATTTAATTCTCGTTTCATATTGCTTGCCGGCTTCCTTGTTGTCGTGCTTTTAATGCCTCTCCCTTTATTTACAGGACAATCTGCGGTGGCGATGGTAGATCACGGCAACGAATCGACCAACGTGCGGGGTGTGATACGGTTCTGCACCCTGTCGAGTACGCCCGGTCAAAAGGGTGCCGTCGTGGACGGTACGATCGATGGACTTTCGCACAGCGGCACCTTTCAGCTGAATGTCCACGAATGTGGTGACATCTCTGCTGGCTGCAGCTCGGTAGGCGATCTGTACGATTCCAGTCCGATCCGATCGGATGAGAATGGGCGTGCGACGATACGATTCGTGAACGACCGGCTCGACGTGAACGATCTGATCGGCCGGTCCGTTGTGATCACACAGCCAGCCGAGGCTGGTGCGCAGGAGGAGCGACGGCTGAGCTGCGGCATCATTGCCCGATCGGCGggcatttttcaaaattacaaaaaaatctgCGCCTGTGACGGGGTAACCATCTGGGACGAACGGAACAAATCGATTGCGGCGGATCGGGACCGGGAAGCGGCACCGACGGCTAGCCTGTAAACTTTAGAAGGGAAGTGAAGCTGTTACAAATTCCATGGAAATAATGTCCCTATAGGGTATAGGGCCTGCTCTTGACCACATGCGGAAAAGGAATACAATTCCAAAACAGAGAGATTGTCGCTGTGGCGCTTTTAAGTTAGGTGTACAGGAAGGTGTGGGGATTGGGTGTGTTGCTTAACCAAAATAAATAGCCGGCAGTTTTTGGAGGCTCAAAACATTTCAATGCGTGATCGACAAAACtgatatttttgaattgaaattagcACAATGGGCAATGGACAATCCACACAATCATCAGGTGCATGTACGGTGtacgtaaaaaaaataaaatccgaGTTCCGATCAAATCTCTCTATCAACAAATTCTGGCAAAGGCTTATCAGCGTTACTTCCCAGCGGATGCTTGGATGCTTCTTATTCAGTTTACATCCATACAATGGCAACCGCTTTGGTTTTGGAAATCGCAACGCTGACTTAGATTTTTAAGATTGAAAGAGTTAGGAGAAGAACAATGCAaattacagtcagaattcaatagacTCGGCCTAATTTTTAACTGACATATAGCTAAAATGTGTCATCTACGACACTCGGGGAAGCCTCAAAGATAGGAAATAGGTATCCTACTTTAGGTGGCCGCCACTGTCGGTccagaggggggaggggggagtaACGggtcatgccagcctatagAGGCTTTCGAGAGTCAATCTTTGCTGAGGGCGACGGTCCATACGAGGTTTAAACCCAgggcgggcatgttgttaagtctgCCTAGTTGACGATTATACAGCAGAATTCCccaacaaaagaagaaaaaaataggaaaaccaCTAAACTGGATAGTTTCTTGAGTGAGATAGATGCTGCTATGTTTGaaaccaaattaaaaaaaagagcagTATTAGGGCCTGCAATGCGGGCAGGATATCTTTCAGGACCGATGGGGAATCTTAATCAGTTCTAGGACCTAGGACCAGACCCTATGGGTATGGGATCTGTTCCATTACCGGTAGGTACATGTTTCAGGATTTGTATTGAGATGGGATCAGTTCCGGCACCGATATGGATTCAGTGTAAGTTCTGGTATGGGTTCGGGAGCAATTCCAGGACCGGTACGGTTTTGGGAGCAATTCCAGAACCGGTATAGAGTCAATATCAATTGCAGGACTGGTATGATGTCAGGATCAGTTAAAGTACCGGTAATGGATTCTAATCAGTTGCAGGACCAGTGTGAGTTTATGGCTAATGTGAACCTGTAATGGATTGGATCGACATGGGTTCAGGATtagttccaggatcggtatgggTTCTGAACCAGTTTCTCTTAAGTCCACCAGGAGTTTAAAGTCTCATGGAATTTGCAATGTCTTTTATAAAATCCGTTGCTCGCATCCTAAAGATATGAAAGTTCTTGAAAATATCCTGCATAACCCCGTGGccgggccaaattaactagtaaAATCAAATGTTGGAGCGTGAGCCATAACGCAAAGCAATTTCCATGAATTTGTCCCTCTTCTCATTGTACAGTTAATGTGATTTGAGgagaaacaatttaaaatctttcttaaaaaaaatgcacattacTACTCACCCACTAATCCTCCAGCACGATCGTACACTCCGGTGCCTTCAGCTGGGCGATGTGAGCCCGGCAAAGCTGCTTGTAGTTGAGCACGTAATCGTTACACTTGGCCGGGGCGGAAATCGCTATTGTCGCATGCACACCGAGCAGCTCCAGGTTCCGCTCGGCCGGTATTAGCGCCGTCAGCAGCTCCATCGTGCCGATGAACTGGTCCCGCTTCACGCTGTACGTCATCTCGCCGAACGTTTGCTTGTACCAGGCCGGATACGTCCCCAGCACGGCCGTATTGGCGGAGCAAATTTCACGcgcaaacagcagcaccagctgtAGCTGGCTCATCAGCCCCGTCTCCACCACGGTCCGGAACAGATCCTTGATGAAGCTTTTCAGCAGCCGCTCGTCCGGCTCATCGGTCGTCGCCCTAGCCGCTTGGGACAGCAGATAGAGTGCGTGCTTGAGGGAAAAGGGACACGATCGCTTCAACAACTCTTTCAGCACCTCTAGCAGGTTGGCCTTGTCACGGATCAGCTCGATCAGCAGCCGTTCGAAAACGGTACCGGTGAGGATGGTTTGCATCTCTTCCCGCCACTGGTGCTGCCGCCCGATGGCTGCGTCCAGGTCGAGCGGACCGCGTTCGGAACCGAGCAGTAGCTGCAGATGCTCATTAATCACCATTTTCTGCTCGTGCGTGCGCAAACGGGTCCCGATTGCTTGCAGGTAATTGTGCGGAATCACGTTCGGATTGTCGTTCAAGTCGTTCAGCAGCGTGCGAAAGCTTTCCTTCAGAACGTTGGTGAGCGATTGGGATTGAACATTCTCTAGGGGATATGAAAGGGTGTTTTGGGGTTAGAATGGAATCGATTGCACGATGTTAGCCCATTACCTTGGTAGGCGTAGCGAACGATGTGCGCTAGCAGGCTGTACTCCGCTTCCAGAAAATCGTTCAGAATCTGTTGCATTAGCTCGATCGAATCAAGGCTGAAAAAGGATACGCTTGGACATAAAATCAAGTGGAAGGGATGATGCTTGTCCAAAACAGTCCTACCTGAGGATGTATTCACTCGCTGTCAGAATGTTCGCTTCCTGCAGCAAACTCAGCACTCGTGCACTGCCTACATTCCATTCCTGGCGCTGGAAAGCTTCCCTCAGGATGTCCTGCGGTGACGTGATCATGAATTTTGAGTCATTACCCGATCCCGGTTCCCTCATCTCACCTTTTCCTTGTACCCAAGATGCTTCAGCTGTGCCCGGTACTCTTCCTCGTACGGCAGGTTTAGCATACCGATGCGATGTCTCGTTTCCTGCCAAAAGTAGCATCGAAGTACACATTGATTGACATGCACAAATATGGACCGAAAAAAGAAGGCAAATTTTCACCCACCTTTACCAAATGCTGTGTCGCAGTGTATCCCATCGTCTCCTACGTTCCCCGTGCGACCAAAGCGCGCCCTTTTCAAAACACAACGCGACCAACGTCTAGAACTGTCACAACAAAGCCCTTCGTGCAGTGTTCGACGCTCTTCGGCCCCTCCCCTTCCCCTATGATATCTCTACCAACTTTCTCAACGCTTCCTGAACCTTCTATACTCGTcccttttttatgtgtgtgttgtaaaGTAACCCATATGTTTATTCAGTAAAGTGTACAGCAACATTTGGTGTTGTTCGAACCGAGCAGCATCTCCTTCGCTTCCCTTTCGTTAACGCTTCATGCCGAGTTGTGAATGTTGAGCCGGAAAATGTCGTGCGCACAGAAAAACGTCCCCCCGAGCGGCTTCAGCACGAACGTCTGGGAGTAGGCGTGCGGCGGATCCTCGTCACACTGCAACCGGCCGAGCACGTTGATCAGCACGCCACCGTCAAACATTGGCTGGGAGTCGACCGCCGTCAGCACGCGCTTGATGTTCTGAAACGTGAGACTCTGTAGCTTCTCCAGGATCTTGGCGGCGCCCTGTATCTGTTGCCCCtcgaacgtcatgaaggagaGCTCCGCGTTGTACAGGTTCACCAGGCTGGGCCGCTGGGTCGAGTCGTCGAACAGCGCGTAGTACTGCGTCACGAACCCCTTGCCAATCTCCTCGTACTGGGGGTTTATGGCCATCGTTTACCGTCGTGTACCGGGCGGGTTGGGGGGAAAACGATACGGACGAAcgtagaaaagaaaaaaaccggACGAGACGGACTTGGTGGCGCTCTGGGCGTACGGGAATgcgtttttctctcttttctttcgCTACTTTTACCTGCCCGGCTAGCTGACAGTGCgttgttttcttgttgctGTTCTTGTTCTTGCTCGAACGGTGACAAGTGACAGCTGGTGCCTTGCGTTGACGTACACGTCAGACGAACTCAAGCCCGGTTAGCACACGTGCAAGCAAAGGTTGGGTGGCGGAAAAGTGAAAAGAATTAAGTAAACCGTTCGCAAACTGTTCAACTATTCATACTTGATTGTGCAAATATACGAGTTAAATATGGTTTGCAAATGGATAAGCCTAAACTCCTTCAATCATGAATGAAAAAGGACATTTTTCAACCCATCCATCCAACCCTGTCAAGCACGTCCAGCTCGCCACCTGTCACAACACCGCTGACAGCTCTCGCAGGGGAAGGGGACTACGTGATTTCACGACACGGATTCGGTAccgtgcagcaaaaaaaaagcggacCACCTTTTGCAATCGAAAACCAAATGCCGAATGGTGCAGACGCCTCGCTTCGCTCTCTGTGCCGTCCGCGCGTGTAGTGTGATGAGTGTGAAGCCGTAGCTAGCTTATCTCTCCGCACGTTTCCTGCAAACTGTCCAACAGCCTGCCGCACCGGAGCACCGCAAGTTGGCGGATTTCCTATCGCTGGGGATCCAGCGTTTTTTCACGggccgtgtgtttgtgattgcGTGAAAACGTGGAATTGCGAGTTCGTGGTGAAGTGTGCGTTTAGTGCGTTATCACACCGGCTCGTGAAACTTCTTCCCTCAACTTCAGAtcagtgtgcgtgcgtgtgcttgcgtgtgtgtttctgtgttggCCAAATCATCCAGCATGAAGAGTCCTTGCCGTGCTGCGGCAGGATGGTTGGTGCTACTTCTATCGTCATGCTGCCTCGGTTATGTCATAGCCACCGAATGGGGTAAGTGCGGCAACGGGATGTGTTAGGCGGGGGGACTCGCGCCTTCTTGCGATTGCGGACGTCGTCACTGGGCGACGGCGCTCGTGACCAAACACTGTGACGACCAAGTCGAggagtgcagaaaaaaaagaaaaacatcgtttcttttttatctcgCGCATccaaaaataatcattttcaGCATACCCGCCCATACGAAACGGTTCGGGAGTTTACTACACCGGTTGTCGTTGTAGTAGCGTGTAGTAGGGCCGCCTTGCCCGAGACGTGTTGCTACTCTCGCCCAGTTCCTTACCTGCTTCAAAGGTGGGCGGTTATTTAACGTTTGCCTCAAATGGCCATTGGTGTGCATCCTTTTTGGCACGCGCGTGTGTAGCTCCGAGGACTTTGCAAACTGTGGTGAAATTAGTCGCCAAAGCAACAGAGCCGCACACTCCCTCATCTACA encodes:
- the LOC121593341 gene encoding copper chaperone for superoxide dismutase — protein: MIIDFLRDLIFKQQKMTDRGSIQMEFAVQIRGVDCVTDVNKALSDAGTVTIDADKGSVLIETSLPWLDIHKRIEATGRRAVLTGFGGQSAVAMVDHGNESTNVRGVIRFCTLSSTPGQKGAVVDGTIDGLSHSGTFQLNVHECGDISAGCSSVGDLYDSSPIRSDENGRATIRFVNDRLDVNDLIGRSVVITQPAEAGAQEERRLSCGIIARSAGIFQNYKKICACDGVTIWDERNKSIAADRDREAAPTASL
- the LOC121593339 gene encoding uncharacterized protein LOC121593339, with amino-acid sequence MGYTATQHLVKETRHRIGMLNLPYEEEYRAQLKHLGYKEKDILREAFQRQEWNVGSARVLSLLQEANILTASEYILSLDSIELMQQILNDFLEAEYSLLAHIVRYAYQENVQSQSLTNVLKESFRTLLNDLNDNPNVIPHNYLQAIGTRLRTHEQKMVINEHLQLLLGSERGPLDLDAAIGRQHQWREEMQTILTGTVFERLLIELIRDKANLLEVLKELLKRSCPFSLKHALYLLSQAARATTDEPDERLLKSFIKDLFRTVVETGLMSQLQLVLLFAREICSANTAVLGTYPAWYKQTFGEMTYSVKRDQFIGTMELLTALIPAERNLELLGVHATIAISAPAKCNDYVLNYKQLCRAHIAQLKAPECTIVLED
- the LOC121593342 gene encoding probable nuclear transport factor 2; its protein translation is MAINPQYEEIGKGFVTQYYALFDDSTQRPSLVNLYNAELSFMTFEGQQIQGAAKILEKLQSLTFQNIKRVLTAVDSQPMFDGGVLINVLGRLQCDEDPPHAYSQTFVLKPLGGTFFCAHDIFRLNIHNSA